From the genome of Candidatus Polarisedimenticolia bacterium, one region includes:
- a CDS encoding MFS transporter produces MPVASEPGSPPPAIAAPAGVPVLGGAASAIALALTMFVEAVGYGMVAPTLPFLARTAGAGEAQIGFLVGLYAAVGLLVGIPFSTLASRYGRRVLVLIGLGCLTVASLGFVVAPTYLWLVVARFAQGLGASAIWVGALTIAADLTPDASMGRSLAWITGSWSLGFVVGPALGGVGSVRFPFLAYAVLSGVALLVGFVALPETGRPGVRTSLAGILRILKYPAVLGSAVATFALSFFYGAFEAFMPLLADDLHVKRIGIGFLFAIAGLPSIILPRVTGQIADRIGDTRLILGGLLYSAALCALFLPMVGALPLWVVFFLSGLVEVLIYVPAVALLNRGMDRDERVYATGSHSYAFSLGFFLGPLAGGALMPHGGYALLFAALTAVMIAAIVCLFRLRARIESA; encoded by the coding sequence ATGCCCGTGGCGAGCGAGCCGGGATCGCCTCCTCCCGCCATCGCGGCGCCGGCCGGCGTCCCGGTCCTCGGCGGGGCGGCGTCGGCGATCGCGCTGGCCCTCACCATGTTCGTCGAGGCGGTCGGCTACGGCATGGTCGCGCCGACGCTGCCGTTCCTGGCGCGCACCGCCGGCGCGGGCGAGGCGCAGATCGGCTTCCTGGTCGGGCTCTATGCCGCCGTCGGGCTCCTCGTCGGCATCCCGTTCAGCACGCTCGCCAGCCGCTACGGCCGCCGGGTCCTCGTCCTGATCGGGCTCGGCTGCCTCACCGTGGCGTCGCTCGGCTTCGTGGTGGCGCCGACGTACCTCTGGCTGGTGGTCGCGCGCTTCGCGCAGGGGCTCGGGGCCAGCGCCATCTGGGTCGGGGCCCTGACGATCGCGGCGGACCTCACGCCCGACGCCTCGATGGGACGGTCGCTCGCATGGATCACCGGATCCTGGTCGCTCGGGTTCGTCGTCGGCCCCGCTCTCGGCGGCGTCGGCAGCGTCCGGTTTCCGTTCCTGGCGTACGCCGTCCTGTCGGGCGTGGCCCTGCTCGTCGGCTTCGTCGCGCTGCCCGAGACCGGCCGCCCCGGCGTGCGCACGAGCCTCGCGGGGATCCTCCGCATTCTCAAGTATCCCGCCGTCCTGGGGTCGGCGGTGGCGACCTTCGCCCTGTCGTTCTTCTACGGCGCCTTCGAGGCGTTCATGCCGCTGCTCGCGGACGATCTCCACGTCAAGCGGATCGGCATCGGCTTCCTGTTCGCCATCGCCGGCCTGCCGAGCATCATCCTGCCCCGCGTGACCGGCCAGATCGCCGACCGCATCGGGGACACCCGGCTCATCCTCGGCGGGCTGCTCTACTCCGCGGCGCTCTGCGCCCTCTTCCTGCCGATGGTCGGGGCTCTCCCTCTCTGGGTCGTGTTCTTCCTGTCCGGCCTGGTGGAGGTCCTGATCTACGTCCCCGCCGTCGCCCTCCTGAACCGCGGCATGGACCGGGACGAGCGCGTGTACGCCACGGGATCCCACAGCTACGCCTTCTCCCTCGGCTTCTTCCTCGGTCCGCTCGCCGGTGGAGCCCTGATGCCGCACGGCGGCTATGCGCTCCTCTTCGCCGCGCTCACCGCCGTCATGATCGCCGCCATCGTCTGCCTCTTCCGCCTGCGCGCCCGGATCGAATCGGCCTGA
- a CDS encoding phosphoribosylglycinamide synthetase C domain-containing protein, giving the protein MASVKDNNRKNDGEKTAETSVAVETPKDVTAPEAKEAPKEAPKEAPKPPTRFLFISKFALIHDLAWQIQKEGFEVKYHIMSKADRDVGDGFVEKVDRWEDYKDWADVIVFDDCEFGSLVEKLRKEGKAVIGGNSYTDRLEMDRDFGQEEMKASGMTTLPRWEFTSFDDAIAFVKENPGRYVVKPSGRAQNEKVLSFVGQEEDGLDVLSMLEHYKKGWASKIKVFQLQKFANGVEVAVGAFFNGTDFIMPVFINFEHKRMFNDEIGPQTGEMGTAGFWFGSSQLFNQTLAKMKDRLAAAGYAGYIDINCIVNSRGIYPLELTCRFGYPTINLQIEGVLSKWGDFLPAVARGEPFNLRTSRGFQICVVIAVPPFPFIDPDAFRKFSEDAVVLFKKPMAEGLHPGDVRLVDGDWRLAGNSGYAIVVTGSGSTMDDARREAYNRVKNIMIPNMFYRTDIGERWIREGDLLQTWGYLS; this is encoded by the coding sequence ATGGCGAGCGTGAAGGACAACAACCGGAAGAACGATGGCGAGAAGACCGCGGAGACGTCCGTCGCGGTCGAGACGCCGAAGGACGTCACGGCCCCCGAGGCGAAAGAGGCGCCGAAGGAGGCACCCAAAGAGGCGCCGAAGCCTCCCACCCGCTTCCTCTTCATCTCGAAGTTCGCCCTCATCCACGATCTTGCCTGGCAGATCCAGAAGGAAGGCTTCGAGGTGAAGTACCACATCATGTCGAAGGCCGACCGCGATGTCGGCGACGGGTTCGTCGAGAAGGTCGATCGCTGGGAGGACTACAAGGACTGGGCCGACGTCATCGTGTTCGACGACTGCGAGTTCGGCTCCCTGGTCGAGAAGCTGCGCAAGGAGGGGAAGGCGGTCATCGGGGGCAACTCCTACACCGACCGGCTGGAGATGGACCGCGACTTCGGCCAGGAGGAGATGAAGGCGTCCGGCATGACGACCCTGCCGCGCTGGGAATTCACCTCCTTCGACGACGCCATCGCCTTCGTCAAGGAGAACCCCGGCCGCTACGTCGTGAAGCCGAGCGGCCGCGCCCAGAACGAGAAGGTGCTGTCGTTCGTCGGCCAGGAGGAGGACGGCCTCGACGTCCTGTCGATGCTCGAGCATTACAAGAAGGGCTGGGCCTCGAAGATCAAGGTGTTCCAGCTGCAGAAGTTCGCCAACGGGGTCGAGGTGGCGGTCGGCGCCTTCTTCAACGGCACCGACTTCATCATGCCGGTGTTCATCAACTTCGAGCACAAGCGGATGTTCAACGACGAGATCGGCCCGCAGACCGGCGAGATGGGGACCGCCGGCTTCTGGTTCGGCTCCAGCCAGCTGTTCAACCAGACGCTGGCCAAGATGAAGGACCGCCTGGCCGCGGCCGGCTACGCCGGCTACATCGACATCAACTGCATCGTGAACTCGCGCGGCATCTACCCGCTCGAGCTGACCTGCCGCTTCGGCTACCCGACCATCAATCTGCAGATCGAGGGCGTCCTGTCCAAATGGGGCGATTTCCTTCCCGCCGTGGCGCGCGGCGAGCCGTTCAACCTGCGCACCAGCCGCGGCTTCCAGATCTGCGTCGTCATCGCCGTGCCGCCCTTCCCGTTCATCGACCCCGACGCCTTCCGCAAGTTCTCGGAGGACGCCGTCGTCCTGTTCAAGAAGCCGATGGCCGAGGGCCTGCACCCGGGCGACGTGCGCCTCGTCGACGGCGACTGGCGCCTGGCCGGAAACTCCGGCTACGCCATCGTGGTCACCGGATCGGGATCGACGATGGACGATGCCCGCCGCGAGGCCTACAACCGGGTGAAGAACATCATGATCCCCAACATGTTCTACCGCACCGACATCGGCGAGCGATGGATCCGTGAAGGCGACCTCCTGCAGACCTGGGGATACCTCTCCTGA
- a CDS encoding MFS transporter — protein MTLRKKLLWISVFYFAQGMPFGVVLDVLPVYFRQNGVSLREIGMMGALTLPWTIKVLWAPLLDRFGERRTWVTICCLAMAVAMFSVPLLDPSNPDLILWMLLIAFTVSSATQDVAIDAFAVGIAAKGEEGAINSIRAGVYRVGVLLCGGVTMYLVAPLGWTWVFLGLALAFVVMAIAALMAPTVEVVHQPPREWAKGFLAFLSRPGSVAIFAFVLLYRMDFVAVGPMIKPFWIDRGMTPAEIGTISTNAGMALGIFGAILGGLFTSRFGIFHGLWFLGISQALPNLGYAAVAQFSLGRPYLYAVSMAESFGGGLATAAFLSFLMRICDKRQAATQYALLTALYALPRPLLAPIGGRVADIWGYPTFFFLTFLLAVPAYALLPWVYRWIGPNGRRRPEGAEEPADAVPDRSLSPAAR, from the coding sequence ATGACTCTTCGCAAGAAGCTGCTGTGGATCTCGGTCTTCTACTTCGCCCAGGGGATGCCGTTCGGCGTCGTCCTCGACGTCCTGCCGGTCTACTTCCGCCAGAACGGCGTGTCGCTGCGCGAGATCGGCATGATGGGCGCGCTCACCCTGCCGTGGACGATCAAGGTGCTGTGGGCCCCGCTCCTGGATCGCTTCGGCGAGCGCCGCACCTGGGTCACCATCTGCTGCCTCGCCATGGCGGTCGCCATGTTCAGCGTGCCGCTCCTCGATCCGTCGAACCCCGACCTCATCCTGTGGATGCTCCTGATCGCCTTCACGGTTTCCTCCGCCACGCAGGACGTCGCCATCGACGCCTTCGCCGTCGGCATCGCGGCCAAGGGGGAAGAGGGGGCGATCAACAGCATCCGCGCCGGGGTGTACCGCGTCGGCGTGCTCCTGTGCGGCGGCGTCACCATGTACCTGGTCGCCCCCCTCGGCTGGACCTGGGTCTTCCTCGGTCTGGCGCTCGCCTTCGTGGTCATGGCGATCGCGGCGCTCATGGCGCCGACCGTCGAGGTCGTCCACCAGCCCCCGCGCGAGTGGGCCAAAGGATTCCTGGCGTTCCTCAGCCGCCCCGGATCGGTCGCCATCTTCGCCTTCGTCCTGCTCTACCGGATGGACTTCGTCGCGGTCGGCCCGATGATCAAGCCGTTCTGGATCGACCGCGGCATGACCCCGGCCGAGATCGGCACCATCTCGACGAACGCCGGCATGGCCCTCGGAATCTTCGGCGCCATCCTGGGCGGCCTGTTCACCTCCCGCTTCGGCATCTTCCACGGGCTGTGGTTCCTCGGCATCAGCCAGGCCCTGCCGAACCTCGGCTACGCGGCGGTCGCCCAGTTCAGCCTCGGGCGCCCGTATCTCTACGCGGTCTCGATGGCCGAGTCGTTCGGCGGCGGGCTCGCCACCGCCGCGTTCCTGTCGTTCCTGATGCGCATCTGCGACAAGCGCCAGGCCGCCACCCAGTACGCTCTATTGACCGCCCTGTACGCCCTTCCGCGTCCCCTCCTCGCCCCCATCGGCGGCCGGGTCGCCGACATCTGGGGCTACCCGACGTTCTTCTTCCTGACCTTCCTGCTGGCGGTGCCGGCCTATGCGCTCCTGCCGTGGGTGTACCGCTGGATCGGCCCGAACGGGCGGCGGCGGCCGGAAGGGGCCGAAGAGCCCGCGGACGCGGTTCCCGACCGGTCCCTCTCGCCGGCCGCGCGCTAG